One Kitasatospora sp. NBC_01287 DNA window includes the following coding sequences:
- a CDS encoding helix-turn-helix domain-containing protein, which yields MVRTPLTPLERERGERLGALLRQARGERSMVEVAAQAGLSPETLRKIETGRAPTPAFFTVVALAQALGLSLDEVASCCVLVGGQPEGVELLSA from the coding sequence ATGGTGCGCACCCCCCTCACTCCACTGGAACGCGAACGCGGCGAACGGCTCGGTGCCCTGCTCCGGCAGGCCCGGGGCGAGCGCAGCATGGTCGAGGTCGCCGCACAGGCGGGGCTGTCGCCCGAGACCCTGCGCAAGATCGAGACCGGGCGCGCCCCGACCCCGGCGTTCTTCACGGTGGTGGCGCTGGCCCAGGCGCTGGGGCTGTCGCTGGACGAAGTCGCTTCCTGCTGCGTGCTGGTGGGAGGGCAGCCGGAGGGCGTGGAGCTGCTCTCGGCGTGA
- the map gene encoding type I methionyl aminopeptidase, with translation MVEIKTDAALDAMRDAGRVVGDALDAVRRAAAVGVSLGELDEAARGVLRAAGARSPFLGYRPGFADTPFPAVICASVNDAVVHGIPTGYRLRDGDLVSIDCGAEVGGWTGDAAISFTVGTPRPADLALIETTRQALAAGIAAAVVGARIGDISHAIGKVGRAAGYGIPADFGGHGIGRRMHEDPHVPNEGRPGRGLRLRHGMALAIEPMFLAGGQDTYRTGPDGWTLLTCDGSRAAHAEHTIAITEDGPRVLTLPS, from the coding sequence ATGGTGGAGATCAAGACGGACGCCGCACTGGACGCGATGCGCGACGCGGGGCGCGTGGTCGGAGACGCGCTGGACGCCGTGCGGCGCGCGGCGGCGGTGGGGGTCTCACTCGGTGAGTTGGACGAGGCGGCCCGCGGGGTGCTGCGCGCGGCGGGGGCCCGCTCCCCCTTCCTCGGCTACCGCCCGGGCTTCGCCGACACCCCGTTCCCGGCGGTGATCTGCGCCTCGGTCAACGACGCCGTGGTGCACGGCATCCCGACCGGCTACCGGCTGCGCGACGGCGACCTGGTCAGCATCGACTGCGGAGCCGAGGTCGGGGGCTGGACGGGCGACGCGGCGATCAGCTTCACCGTCGGCACACCTCGGCCCGCCGACCTGGCGCTGATCGAGACCACCCGGCAGGCACTGGCCGCGGGCATCGCCGCCGCGGTGGTCGGCGCCCGGATCGGGGACATCTCGCACGCCATCGGCAAGGTGGGCCGGGCCGCCGGCTACGGCATCCCGGCCGACTTCGGCGGCCACGGCATCGGCCGCCGCATGCACGAGGACCCGCACGTGCCCAATGAGGGCCGACCCGGACGCGGCCTGCGGCTGCGGCACGGCATGGCGCTGGCGATCGAGCCGATGTTCCTGGCCGGCGGCCAGGACACCTACCGCACCGGCCCGGACGGCTGGACCCTGCTGACCTGCGACGGCAGCCGCGCCGCCCACGCCGAGCACACGATCGCCATCACGGAGGACGGCCCGCGCGTCCTCACCCTCCCGTCCTGA
- the ddaH gene encoding dimethylargininase, whose translation MTTETETATGTGPGAERVTERVTEAGTGRVAERVARPRRLLMCRPKHFEVCYSINPWMHPEKPVDNSLALLQWDRLRDLYLSLGHTVEVIEPVPGLPDMVFAANGATVVDGKVLGARFRHVERTAEGPAYLSWFLRNGYQEVLWPEFINEGEGDLLCVGRRILAGSGFRTDRRAHAELQEFFGLPVTGLTLVNPRHYHLDTALAVLSDTEIMYWPAAFTPGSQAVLRELYPDAVIASPEDAAVFGLNAFSDGRNVLLPQAASGLIEQLKERGFEPLGVDLSELLKAGGSVKCCTLELRS comes from the coding sequence ATGACGACCGAGACCGAGACCGCGACGGGGACCGGACCGGGGGCCGAGCGGGTGACCGAGCGAGTGACCGAGGCGGGAACCGGGCGGGTGGCCGAGCGGGTGGCCAGGCCGCGCCGACTGCTGATGTGCCGGCCCAAGCACTTCGAGGTCTGCTATTCGATCAACCCCTGGATGCACCCCGAGAAGCCGGTGGACAACAGCCTGGCCCTGCTGCAGTGGGACCGGCTGCGCGACCTCTACCTCTCGCTCGGCCACACCGTGGAGGTGATCGAGCCGGTGCCCGGCCTGCCCGACATGGTCTTCGCGGCGAACGGTGCCACGGTGGTCGACGGCAAGGTGCTGGGTGCCCGGTTCCGCCACGTCGAGCGGACCGCCGAGGGGCCCGCCTACCTCTCCTGGTTCCTGCGCAACGGCTACCAGGAGGTGCTGTGGCCCGAGTTCATCAACGAGGGCGAGGGCGATCTGCTCTGCGTCGGGCGGCGGATCCTGGCCGGCAGCGGCTTCCGCACCGACCGGCGCGCGCACGCCGAGCTGCAGGAGTTCTTCGGCCTGCCGGTGACCGGGTTGACGCTGGTCAACCCGCGCCACTACCACCTGGACACCGCCCTAGCGGTGCTCTCCGACACCGAGATCATGTACTGGCCGGCCGCCTTCACCCCCGGCAGCCAGGCGGTGCTGCGCGAGCTCTACCCCGACGCGGTGATCGCCTCGCCCGAGGACGCGGCGGTCTTCGGTCTGAACGCCTTCTCGGACGGCCGCAACGTGCTGCTGCCGCAGGCGGCCTCCGGGCTGATCGAGCAGCTCAAGGAGCGCGGCTTCGAACCGCTCGGGGTGGACCTGTCCGAACTGCTCAAGGCGGGCGGCAGCGTGAAGTGCTGCACGCTGGAGCTGCGTTCCTGA
- a CDS encoding TetR/AcrR family transcriptional regulator C-terminal domain-containing protein, with protein MPLHRDDVVRGAIDLLDEVGLDRLTTRALTTRLGVAPGALYWHIRSKAELLSAIAAEIMREAFTAPAATRGDWAEQSAAFAHRTRRAMLAHRDGARVVAGHLPFSAAALDATEAGLALLRGTGLPLARAAYFGHTVASYVTGFVLQEQAEPPVAETTEGAAGTPLPTVTPERHPHLLEWMSAKPTDREEAFTAGLDLIINGLRGELAQQ; from the coding sequence ATGCCGCTCCACCGCGATGACGTCGTCCGAGGCGCGATCGACCTGCTGGACGAGGTCGGGCTCGACCGCCTCACCACCCGCGCGCTGACCACCCGGCTCGGCGTGGCACCCGGCGCGCTCTACTGGCACATCCGGAGCAAGGCCGAACTGCTGAGCGCCATCGCGGCGGAGATCATGCGGGAGGCCTTCACCGCACCAGCCGCCACACGTGGCGACTGGGCCGAGCAGAGCGCCGCCTTCGCCCACCGCACCCGCCGCGCCATGCTCGCGCACCGCGACGGGGCCCGGGTGGTCGCAGGCCACCTCCCGTTCAGCGCCGCCGCCCTGGACGCCACCGAGGCAGGCCTGGCCCTGCTGCGCGGCACCGGCCTGCCGCTCGCCCGCGCGGCGTACTTCGGCCACACCGTGGCCAGTTACGTGACCGGCTTCGTCCTCCAGGAGCAGGCGGAACCGCCGGTTGCCGAGACCACCGAAGGGGCGGCCGGCACACCGCTGCCGACGGTCACGCCGGAGCGGCACCCCCATCTGCTGGAGTGGATGTCCGCGAAGCCCACCGACCGCGAGGAGGCCTTCACAGCCGGCCTCGACCTGATCATCAACGGCCTGCGCGGCGAGCTCGCCCAGCAGTAG
- a CDS encoding tryptophan 2,3-dioxygenase family protein translates to MQHARGRLALTPTERERLADWYEEAVAGSGQPSEERSVLELLTRPFSRAEIPEYYRYTSLHVYDWFLTPHQADPVTAGLTALRVTLLDLAAREREQRAPLPGFGAAESAERRARLAALIDTLDTPPDRPGGWWPQGPPGEPGGPGEPRRELSVLVRCTGFPQSDVHHEHLFLRSVHACEVVFFLARWTACRAIAAITADDLPQALLRTRQTARCAELLTGILHVLRTLSPEQFMSFRAATGDASAVQSLNYHLAELAVYGYDPRKTEVFLGVHHLHPLNEPPYRDLWPLRSAVRAADQPELTEAFAAVEQALLTWRGRHYGFGRRYLPRELKGSGGTEGAGYLKRIVDKTPCLPGPSGPVPEEMFRFARC, encoded by the coding sequence ATGCAGCACGCCAGAGGCCGGCTGGCGCTGACCCCGACCGAGCGCGAGCGGCTGGCCGACTGGTACGAGGAGGCGGTGGCCGGCAGCGGGCAGCCGAGCGAGGAGCGATCGGTCCTGGAGCTGCTCACCCGCCCGTTCAGTCGGGCCGAGATCCCCGAGTACTACCGGTACACCAGCCTGCACGTCTACGACTGGTTCCTGACGCCCCACCAGGCCGATCCGGTGACGGCCGGGCTCACCGCGCTGCGCGTCACCCTGCTCGACCTGGCGGCGAGGGAGCGGGAGCAGCGCGCCCCGCTGCCGGGCTTCGGGGCGGCCGAGTCCGCCGAGCGCCGGGCCCGACTGGCGGCCCTGATCGACACCTTGGACACGCCGCCCGACCGCCCCGGCGGCTGGTGGCCGCAGGGGCCGCCGGGCGAGCCGGGCGGCCCGGGCGAGCCGCGCCGGGAGCTGAGCGTGCTGGTCAGGTGCACCGGGTTCCCGCAGTCCGACGTGCACCACGAGCACCTCTTCCTGCGCTCGGTGCACGCCTGCGAGGTCGTCTTCTTCCTGGCCCGCTGGACCGCCTGCCGGGCGATCGCCGCCATCACCGCCGACGACCTGCCGCAGGCCCTGCTGCGCACCCGGCAGACCGCCCGCTGCGCGGAACTGCTGACCGGCATCCTGCACGTGCTGCGCACCCTCTCCCCCGAGCAGTTCATGAGCTTCCGGGCGGCCACCGGCGACGCCAGCGCGGTGCAGTCGCTCAACTACCACCTGGCGGAGCTGGCGGTGTACGGCTACGACCCGCGCAAGACCGAGGTCTTCCTCGGCGTCCACCACCTGCACCCGCTCAACGAACCCCCGTACCGCGATCTCTGGCCGCTGCGCTCGGCCGTCCGGGCGGCCGACCAGCCGGAGCTGACCGAGGCCTTCGCGGCGGTCGAGCAGGCCCTGCTGACCTGGCGCGGCCGGCACTACGGCTTCGGCCGCCGCTACCTGCCCCGCGAGCTCAAGGGCTCGGGCGGCACCGAGGGTGCGGGCTACCTGAAACGCATCGTCGACAAGACGCCCTGCCTGCCGGGCCCGAGCGGGCCGGTGCCCGAAGAGATGTTCCGCTTCGCGCGCTGCTGA
- a CDS encoding heme-binding protein: MPTSPILSAAQARSILDAALAKAQALKTPVAVVVVDPGGNPQTLARMDGATFWATTVATHRAVTAAGLGVPTIDFGKAAAGDPVLLATMAAQPGFALLPGGLPIYLDGTIAGAVGVAGGVSGEDQPIAEAGAAAVAGVS, translated from the coding sequence ATGCCCACGAGCCCGATCCTCTCCGCCGCACAGGCCCGCAGCATCCTGGATGCCGCCCTCGCCAAGGCGCAGGCGCTGAAGACCCCCGTCGCGGTGGTCGTGGTGGACCCAGGCGGCAATCCGCAGACACTGGCCCGGATGGACGGCGCCACCTTCTGGGCCACCACCGTGGCCACCCACAGGGCGGTGACGGCCGCGGGCCTCGGCGTCCCCACCATCGACTTCGGCAAGGCCGCCGCCGGCGACCCGGTGCTGCTGGCCACCATGGCCGCCCAGCCCGGCTTCGCGCTGCTCCCCGGAGGCCTGCCGATCTACCTGGACGGCACCATCGCGGGCGCCGTCGGCGTGGCGGGCGGGGTGAGCGGCGAGGACCAGCCGATCGCCGAGGCGGGCGCCGCGGCGGTGGCCGGCGTGAGCTGA
- a CDS encoding ATP-grasp domain-containing protein, protein MKLLAIESVQNKQYYKSRYQQVVDLGVDLYVLNGVGDVDFWPADRYRLAGSREADRLVELAKEWHESEHFDGVITFSEPAVIAVAVVAEALGLPGIGVEAAKASRNKYLMRQAHERGRAAHPAFRYIESLEQAKTAAAEFGYPVIIKPTLGAGSYFVFKVDDEAELAERYQQAKEGLAGMFWSHAEVGGVDLGPDGLLIESFLDGREFLIEAVAWDDEVYLGSVIDRITLEGATFDDDVHHGPTTLSEAELVAVHEVVKAGLHAQGLRRSVAHAEVRFHQGKPYLLEIAARVGGGGLDACARLTAGHDPIKAVADIGGGVAPQVRHYRPTGTHITAMCLIAEESGTITGIEVPEQVSTSEQVFLFKLTARPGDVNLRPPYGNSIFGFLGTTGTTFEDAMDTMTGFADRIKVTVEPK, encoded by the coding sequence ATGAAGCTGCTCGCCATCGAGAGCGTCCAGAACAAGCAGTACTACAAGTCCCGTTACCAGCAGGTGGTCGACCTCGGGGTGGACCTCTACGTGCTCAACGGGGTCGGTGACGTGGACTTCTGGCCCGCCGACCGCTACCGGCTGGCCGGCTCCCGGGAGGCCGATCGGCTGGTCGAGCTGGCCAAGGAGTGGCACGAGAGCGAGCACTTCGACGGCGTGATCACCTTCAGCGAGCCCGCCGTGATCGCCGTCGCGGTGGTCGCCGAGGCGCTCGGCCTGCCCGGCATCGGGGTCGAGGCGGCCAAGGCGAGCCGCAACAAGTACCTGATGCGCCAGGCCCATGAGCGCGGGCGGGCGGCCCACCCGGCCTTCCGCTACATCGAGAGCCTGGAGCAGGCGAAGACCGCCGCCGCTGAGTTCGGCTACCCGGTGATCATCAAGCCGACCCTGGGCGCGGGCAGCTACTTCGTCTTCAAGGTCGACGACGAGGCCGAGCTGGCCGAGCGCTACCAGCAGGCCAAGGAGGGCCTGGCCGGCATGTTCTGGTCGCACGCCGAGGTCGGCGGGGTGGACCTGGGGCCGGACGGGCTGCTGATCGAATCCTTCCTGGACGGAAGGGAGTTCCTGATCGAGGCGGTGGCCTGGGACGACGAGGTCTACCTGGGCTCGGTGATCGACCGGATCACCCTGGAGGGCGCCACCTTCGACGACGACGTGCACCACGGGCCCACCACGCTGAGCGAGGCCGAACTCGTGGCGGTGCACGAGGTGGTGAAGGCCGGACTGCACGCCCAGGGGCTGCGGCGCAGTGTGGCGCACGCCGAGGTCCGCTTCCACCAGGGCAAGCCGTACCTGCTGGAGATCGCGGCACGGGTGGGCGGCGGCGGCCTGGACGCCTGCGCGCGGCTGACCGCGGGGCACGACCCGATCAAGGCCGTGGCGGACATCGGCGGTGGGGTCGCGCCGCAAGTGCGCCACTACCGCCCCACCGGCACCCACATCACCGCGATGTGCCTGATCGCCGAGGAGAGCGGCACCATCACCGGCATCGAGGTGCCCGAGCAGGTGAGCACCTCCGAGCAGGTCTTCCTGTTCAAGCTCACCGCACGCCCGGGGGACGTCAACCTGCGTCCGCCGTACGGCAATTCGATCTTCGGATTCCTGGGCACCACTGGTACCACCTTCGAGGACGCGATGGACACCATGACCGGCTTCGCGGACCGGATCAAGGTCACGGTGGAGCCGAAGTGA
- a CDS encoding class I tRNA ligase family protein, with the protein MSATPRRIVVAATPTPNGDLHVGHLAGPYLAGDIYARRLRASGAEVTWTTITDDSQTYVVASAARAGSTPERLTADSTAAIERSLRDMAIELTSTGTQLMPPVDEGARAAVTGFVTALYERGVLREQTVRLPYAERSGLHLYDGLLSGRCPACGAGSNGGACEDCGAPNNFDELLEPRYALDPEEPVGFREVTILVLPLEEYRAELTAHFAEAAGRWRPHPNRLIEQLLAGPLPVVPVTVPGEWGVPAPFAPTPGQIVYPWVEGMPLAMYATWWAQGQDPEVGYDEYWRAEHGAELVFLHGFDNVYHWGVVDLALMLAHGGRYVRPRASVVNEFYELEHAKFSTSRGHLIRGRELLADTPRDVLRLYLALTLPERERTNFDRAELAAAGTARIVGPWDELAALLDDLRAVRGSAPVPVGEPARQAARAFAEQVADCFELADFSVARAAALITDRIAELRDQAAAGAGFGDLLAAARGLLAVAAPFLVDTAAQARAAGVELVPDAALPEKITPFRLPTLTRRREER; encoded by the coding sequence GTGAGCGCGACCCCACGCCGGATCGTGGTGGCGGCCACCCCGACGCCCAACGGTGACCTGCACGTGGGCCACCTGGCCGGCCCCTACCTGGCGGGCGACATCTACGCCCGCCGGTTGCGCGCGAGCGGCGCCGAGGTGACCTGGACCACGATCACCGACGACAGCCAGACCTATGTGGTGGCCTCGGCCGCCCGGGCCGGCAGCACGCCGGAGCGGCTGACCGCCGACTCGACCGCCGCGATCGAGCGCTCGCTGCGCGACATGGCGATCGAACTCACGAGCACTGGAACGCAGTTGATGCCGCCGGTGGACGAGGGCGCGCGGGCGGCGGTGACCGGGTTCGTCACCGCGTTGTACGAGCGCGGGGTGCTGCGCGAGCAGACCGTGCGGCTGCCCTACGCCGAGCGGTCAGGGCTGCACCTCTACGACGGCCTGCTGAGCGGCCGCTGCCCCGCCTGCGGGGCCGGCAGCAACGGCGGGGCCTGCGAGGACTGCGGTGCGCCCAACAACTTCGACGAACTGCTCGAACCGCGCTACGCGCTGGACCCCGAGGAGCCGGTGGGATTCCGGGAGGTGACGATCCTGGTGCTCCCGCTGGAGGAGTACCGCGCCGAGCTCACCGCCCACTTCGCCGAGGCCGCGGGGCGCTGGCGCCCCCACCCCAACCGGCTGATCGAGCAACTGCTGGCCGGGCCACTGCCGGTGGTCCCGGTGACGGTCCCCGGCGAGTGGGGCGTGCCCGCGCCGTTCGCGCCCACGCCGGGCCAGATCGTCTACCCCTGGGTCGAGGGGATGCCGCTGGCGATGTACGCCACATGGTGGGCCCAGGGGCAGGACCCGGAGGTCGGCTACGACGAGTACTGGCGGGCCGAGCACGGCGCCGAACTGGTCTTCCTGCACGGCTTCGACAACGTCTACCACTGGGGTGTGGTCGACCTGGCGCTGATGCTCGCGCACGGCGGGCGCTACGTGCGGCCGCGGGCGAGCGTGGTCAACGAGTTCTACGAGCTGGAGCACGCCAAGTTCTCCACCAGTCGCGGCCATCTGATCCGGGGTCGCGAACTGCTCGCGGACACGCCGCGCGACGTGTTGCGGCTCTACCTGGCACTGACCCTGCCCGAGCGCGAGCGGACCAACTTCGACCGCGCCGAGCTGGCCGCGGCCGGCACCGCCCGGATCGTCGGCCCCTGGGACGAACTCGCCGCACTGCTGGACGACTTGCGGGCCGTGCGGGGCAGCGCCCCGGTGCCGGTGGGTGAGCCGGCCCGGCAGGCGGCCCGTGCGTTCGCCGAACAGGTCGCCGATTGCTTCGAGTTGGCCGATTTCAGTGTCGCCAGGGCCGCCGCGCTGATCACCGACCGGATCGCCGAGCTGCGTGACCAGGCCGCGGCTGGCGCCGGCTTCGGCGACCTGCTGGCCGCCGCCCGGGGCCTGCTGGCCGTGGCCGCCCCGTTCCTGGTGGACACCGCCGCCCAGGCCCGGGCGGCCGGGGTCGAGCTGGTGCCGGACGCCGCGCTGCCCGAGAAGATCACCCCGTTCCGGCTGCCCACCCTGACCCGCAGGAGGGAAGAACGATGA
- a CDS encoding methyltransferase domain-containing protein has translation MPTPVWDPQQYLRFADERTRPLHELLARVPELPAAPVLLDIGCGPGNSTAELRRRWPQAAITGIDNSAEMLATARGERGEPSAAYLLADAAQYDPAPARPDLIASNATLQWVDGHLDLLPRWAVALRPGGVLAFQVPGNFEAPSHLLLGELRRGPRWRDRLGTEATRAGVHRPEVYLDALLAAGCTGDVWETTYSTLLTGPDPVLEWTKGTALRPVLARLTDPGERAEFLAEYGALLREAYPAGPHGTVFPFRRIFAVGVKR, from the coding sequence ATGCCCACCCCCGTCTGGGACCCGCAGCAGTACCTGCGCTTCGCCGACGAGCGCACCCGCCCCCTGCACGAGCTGCTCGCGAGGGTCCCCGAGCTCCCCGCCGCGCCGGTACTGCTCGACATCGGCTGCGGGCCGGGCAACTCGACCGCCGAGTTGCGCCGCCGCTGGCCGCAGGCGGCGATCACCGGCATCGACAACTCCGCCGAGATGCTCGCCACCGCCCGCGGCGAGCGCGGCGAGCCCAGCGCCGCGTACCTGCTGGCCGACGCCGCCCAGTACGACCCCGCACCGGCCCGGCCCGACCTGATCGCCTCCAACGCGACGCTGCAGTGGGTCGACGGGCACCTCGACCTGCTGCCGCGCTGGGCGGTGGCACTGCGGCCCGGCGGCGTGCTCGCGTTCCAGGTGCCGGGCAACTTCGAGGCGCCCAGCCACCTGCTGCTCGGCGAGCTGCGCCGCGGCCCCCGCTGGCGGGACCGGCTCGGCACCGAGGCGACCCGGGCCGGCGTGCACCGACCCGAGGTCTACCTGGACGCGCTGCTGGCCGCCGGCTGCACCGGCGACGTCTGGGAGACCACCTACAGCACCCTGCTCACCGGCCCCGACCCGGTCCTGGAGTGGACCAAGGGCACCGCACTGCGTCCGGTGCTCGCCCGGCTCACCGATCCGGGCGAGCGCGCGGAGTTCCTGGCCGAGTACGGCGCGCTGCTGCGCGAGGCGTACCCGGCCGGGCCGCACGGCACGGTCTTCCCGTTCCGCCGGATCTTCGCGGTCGGGGTCAAGCGCTAG
- a CDS encoding alpha/beta fold hydrolase — MGEYLTVNGLRTYYEVAGEGDPVVLLHGGGTTADSWYGQLPALAERYRVYAPERRGHGRTHDLPGPVSSELLAEDLAALLTELGTGPVHLVGWSAGGTVALRLALRRPELVRKLVLISSGVSRDGGTAADLELVSEANTAMLESMFRPQYEPLSPDGPEHFPVVFAKWLAMWRTEPDIGFEDLPGLTAPVLVMQGDDDGVRIEHSAAIARALPDAQLAVLPGTSHVAPLEKPELVSRLLLDFFGEERATRFMPLGALGG, encoded by the coding sequence ATGGGGGAATACCTGACCGTCAACGGTCTGCGGACCTACTACGAGGTCGCGGGCGAGGGCGATCCTGTCGTGCTGCTGCACGGCGGCGGGACGACCGCCGACAGCTGGTACGGCCAACTACCGGCGCTGGCCGAGCGCTACCGGGTCTACGCGCCGGAGCGGCGCGGGCACGGCCGGACCCACGATCTGCCGGGCCCCGTCAGCAGCGAGCTGCTCGCCGAGGACCTGGCGGCCCTGCTGACGGAGCTCGGCACCGGCCCGGTGCACCTGGTCGGCTGGAGCGCCGGTGGCACGGTCGCGCTGCGGCTGGCGCTGCGCCGCCCGGAGCTGGTCCGCAAGCTGGTGCTGATCAGCTCGGGGGTCAGCCGGGACGGTGGCACGGCGGCCGACCTGGAGCTGGTCAGCGAGGCCAATACCGCGATGCTCGAGTCGATGTTCCGCCCGCAGTACGAGCCGCTCTCGCCGGACGGTCCCGAGCACTTCCCGGTCGTCTTCGCGAAGTGGCTCGCCATGTGGCGCACGGAACCCGACATCGGCTTCGAGGACCTGCCCGGGCTGACCGCGCCGGTGCTGGTGATGCAGGGCGACGACGACGGGGTGCGGATCGAGCACAGCGCTGCCATCGCCCGGGCGCTGCCCGATGCCCAACTCGCGGTGCTCCCGGGCACCTCGCACGTGGCGCCGCTGGAGAAGCCGGAGCTGGTCAGCCGGCTGCTGCTGGACTTCTTCGGCGAGGAGCGGGCGACGCGCTTCATGCCGCTGGGCGCGCTGGGCGGGTGA
- a CDS encoding DUF1990 family protein: MSGFSYHEVGATGRPGPLPAGYRHLRYRTRLGEGEALFAAAGERLLDWRMHRAVGVRLTASAARAAPGVRVRVLLGRGRLGIAAPCEVVWAVDGPARRGFGYGTLPGHPECGEEAFLVELAPDRQVWFSVTAFSRPVRWYARVGYPLAVLFQELYARRCGRVLRRDAAGRR; encoded by the coding sequence GTGAGCGGATTCAGCTACCACGAGGTCGGCGCGACCGGTCGCCCCGGCCCGCTGCCGGCCGGCTACCGGCACCTGCGGTACCGCACCCGCCTCGGCGAGGGCGAGGCGCTGTTCGCGGCGGCGGGCGAGCGGCTGCTCGACTGGCGGATGCACCGCGCCGTCGGGGTGCGGCTGACCGCGAGCGCCGCGCGGGCCGCTCCCGGTGTGCGGGTGCGGGTGTTGCTCGGTCGAGGCCGGCTCGGGATCGCGGCGCCGTGCGAGGTGGTCTGGGCCGTGGACGGTCCGGCTCGGCGCGGCTTCGGCTACGGGACGCTGCCCGGGCATCCCGAGTGCGGAGAGGAGGCGTTCCTGGTGGAGCTGGCGCCGGACCGGCAGGTCTGGTTCAGCGTGACGGCGTTCAGCCGGCCCGTCCGCTGGTACGCCCGGGTCGGGTATCCGCTCGCAGTGCTCTTCCAGGAGCTCTACGCCCGGCGCTGCGGTCGGGTGCTGCGCCGCGACGCCGCCGGCCGCCGCTAG
- a CDS encoding methyltransferase, with amino-acid sequence MERTAVERPAVVDQMAAGQLAADEVAAGQLAAGQALVDEVAADEVAAGPAGTAPAGAPGSMPAPLERAVYGLFVTSALELAIRHGVTARLAEHGAASGPELAAALDLDGETLGRLLTVLRAFGVLTADPHGRYAVPDAALPYLDPREPRYLGGFVRHLMESTTERLPRLDDRLSRTRPGAEAAAPEPLDEPFAELYRDAAATARFLDAMWQLSFDVSVELVELAGLAGARELVDVGGAGGPFAVAALLRHPALRATVFDLPQVGAKLAEARATHRLGDRLAFAPGDFHREELPPGDCLAFGYILSDWTDETCLALLRKAYRACAPGGAVLVMERLFDEDGYLPPATAAMNLAMHVETQGRHRTAAEYLGLLRAAGFTGCELRRSGREKHLLLGRRPQERPAEGGAP; translated from the coding sequence ATGGAACGCACAGCGGTGGAACGCCCGGCCGTGGTCGACCAGATGGCGGCCGGGCAGCTGGCGGCCGACGAGGTGGCGGCCGGGCAGCTGGCGGCCGGGCAGGCCTTGGTGGACGAGGTGGCGGCCGACGAGGTGGCGGCCGGCCCCGCGGGCACCGCGCCGGCCGGCGCGCCGGGCTCGATGCCCGCGCCGCTGGAGCGCGCGGTCTACGGCCTCTTCGTCACCAGCGCGCTGGAGTTGGCGATCCGGCACGGCGTGACGGCCCGACTGGCCGAGCACGGAGCGGCGAGCGGACCGGAGCTGGCCGCCGCACTCGACCTGGACGGGGAGACCCTGGGCCGGCTGCTCACCGTGCTGCGCGCCTTCGGCGTGCTGACCGCCGACCCGCACGGCCGCTACGCGGTGCCCGACGCCGCGCTGCCCTACCTGGATCCGCGCGAGCCCCGCTATCTGGGCGGCTTCGTGCGCCACCTGATGGAGAGCACCACCGAGCGCCTGCCCCGGCTGGACGACCGCCTCAGCCGCACCAGGCCCGGGGCGGAGGCGGCGGCGCCCGAGCCGCTGGACGAACCGTTCGCCGAGCTCTACCGGGACGCGGCGGCCACCGCCCGCTTCCTGGACGCGATGTGGCAGCTGAGCTTCGACGTCTCGGTCGAGCTGGTCGAGCTGGCCGGGCTGGCCGGCGCGCGCGAGCTGGTCGACGTGGGCGGCGCCGGTGGCCCGTTCGCGGTCGCGGCGCTGCTGCGCCACCCGGCGCTGCGGGCCACCGTCTTCGACCTGCCACAGGTCGGGGCCAAGCTCGCCGAGGCCCGCGCCACCCACCGGCTGGGCGATCGACTGGCCTTCGCCCCCGGGGACTTCCACCGCGAGGAGCTGCCGCCCGGCGACTGCCTGGCCTTCGGCTACATCCTCTCGGACTGGACCGACGAGACCTGCCTGGCACTGCTGCGCAAGGCCTACCGGGCCTGTGCGCCCGGCGGGGCGGTGCTGGTGATGGAGCGCCTCTTCGACGAGGACGGCTACCTGCCGCCCGCCACCGCCGCGATGAACCTGGCCATGCACGTGGAGACCCAGGGCCGGCACCGCACCGCCGCCGAGTACCTCGGCCTGCTGCGGGCGGCCGGGTTCACCGGCTGCGAGCTGCGTCGCTCCGGCCGGGAGAAGCACCTGCTGCTCGGCCGTCGTCCGCAGGAGCGGCCGGCCGAAGGCGGTGCGCCATGA